Proteins co-encoded in one Brassica rapa cultivar Chiifu-401-42 chromosome A02, CAAS_Brap_v3.01, whole genome shotgun sequence genomic window:
- the LOC103851264 gene encoding caffeoylshikimate esterase — protein sequence MGLHPIADADERNPFGSLSADEFYAKHSVSHSSAFITNPRGLKLFTQWWSPLPPTPPIGIVAVVYGFTGESSWFLQLTSILFAKSGFITCAIDHQGHGFSDGLVAHIPDINPVVDDCISFFDDFRSRQETPDLPCFLYSESLGGAIALYVSLRQRGVWDGLILNGAMCGISRKFKPPWPLEHLLFVVANLIPTWRVIPTRGSIPDVSFKEPWKRKLALASPRRTVARPRAATAYELIRICNELQERFEEVEVPLLIVHGGGDVVCDPACVEELHRRAASEDKTIKIYPEMWHQMVGESEENVDLVYGDILNWLKSRAESAAERKRLGRAAVDGGA from the coding sequence ATGGGTCTCCATCCAATCGCTGACGCCGACGAGCGCAACCCTTTCGGCTCCCTCTCCGCCGACGAATTCTACGCGAAGCATTCCGTCTCTCACTCCTCCGCCTTCATCACCAACCCTCGCGGCCTCAAGCTCTTCACCCAGTGGTGGTCCCCACTCCCTCCAACTCCCCCCATCGGCATCGTCGCCGTCGTCTACGGCTTCACCGGCGAATCCAGCTGGTTCCTCCAGCTCACGTCCATCCTCTTCGCTAAATCCGGCTTCATCACCTGCGCCATCGACCACCAGGGGCACGGATTCTCCGACGGCCTCGTCGCTCACATCCCCGACATCAACCCCGTCGTCGACGACTGCATCTCCTTCTTCGACGACTTCCGTAGCCGTCAGGAGACGCCGGATCTCCCCTGTTTTCTCTACTCCGAGTCCTTAGGCGGCGCGATCGCTCTCTACGTCTCGCTCCGTCAGAGAGGCGTGTGGGACGGGCTCATCCTCAACGGCGCCATGTGCGGGATCAGCAGGAAGTTCAAACCGCCGTGGCCGTTGGAGCACTTGCTCTTCGTCGTGGCTAATCTCATCCCCACGTGGCGCGTAATCCCCACGCGCGGCTCGATCCCTGATGTTTCGTTTAAGGAGCCGTGGAAGAGGAAGCTCGCGCTGGCTAGTCCTAGGAGGACGGTGGCGAGACCGCGCGCCGCCACGGCGTACGAGCTGATTCGTATTTGCAATGAGTTGCAGGAGAGGTTCGAGGAAGTTGAGGTTCCGTTACTGATCGTGCACGGCGGAGGGGATGTTGTTTGTGATCCGGCGTGTGTTGAGGAGCTTCATCGGCGAGCAGCGAGCGAGGATAAGACGATCAAGATCTACCCCGAGATGTGGCATCAGATGGTTGGGGAATCGGAGGAGAACGTTGATTTGGTTTACGGTGATATTCTGAATTGGCTCAAGAGCCGAGCGGAAAGCGCCGCGGAGAGGAAACGGTTGGGACGCGCCGCCGTTGACGGCGGAGCTTAG
- the LOC103851265 gene encoding putative defensin-like protein 23, with protein MSTTMKIMSFAMLLILTFSIYVEGSDNSLCCNTHAKFGACKTQQERKRCKTWCLKGCKNKKGGFCKRLPRGAARCHCYC; from the exons ATGAGCACCACCATGAAAATCATGTCTTTTGCTATGCTACTTATTCTCACGTTTTCTATTT ATGTTGAAGGATCCGACAATTCGTTGTGCTGCAACACACATGCGAAATTTGGAGCGTGCAAAACAcaacaagaaagaaagagatgCAAGACTTGGTGTCTTAAAGGATGTAAGAACAAGAAAGGCGGTTTTTGCAAACGTCTTCCGCGTGGAGCAGCACGATGCCATTGTTACTGCTAA
- the LOC103851266 gene encoding uncharacterized protein LOC103851266 gives MKNILLCFVNSSSSKYHRSTSLSLPLGFTLAKMAEKQFAEEADVKIRAAAAASDLEHMAAESSVVPDFERGRFYDVYSARRNERLKRRKGGEEEDAVVKGTLYNLGVDPMPTKRRGTFKKKKTVVESSTTTPRYSLRSTVTKDNKKPLSVAVSTMKTVSSTRRVMSI, from the coding sequence atgaAGAATATACTTTTATGCTTTGTCAACTCTTCATCATCTAAATACCACCGATCAACTTCTCTTTCTCTCCCTCTCGGTTTCACGTTAGCAAAGATGGCAGAGAAACAGTTTGCCGAAGAAGCAGATGTCAAGATCAGAGCTGCTGCGGCGGCCTCGGATCTTGAACATATGGCTGCTGAGTCATCCGTGGTTCCAGACTTCGAGAGAGGTAGGTTCTACGACGTGTATTCAGCCAGGAGGAACGAGCGGTTGAAGAGGAGgaaaggaggagaagaagaagatgctgTAGTCAAAGGAACTCTGTACAATCTCGGAGTGGATCCCATGCCGACCAAGAGAAGAGGAAcctttaagaagaagaagacggtgGTTGAGTCATCAACAACAACGCCGAGGTATTCTCTGAGGAGCACAGTTACCAAAGATAACAAGAAGCCTCTGAGTGTCGCTGTAAGTACTATGAAAACTGTCAGTAGCACCAGGAGGGTTATGAGTATCTGA